The proteins below come from a single Vitis vinifera cultivar Pinot Noir 40024 chromosome 9, ASM3070453v1 genomic window:
- the LOC100246715 gene encoding protein HEADING DATE REPRESSOR 1 produces the protein MDLPKKPDGNLDGFSTVSSSTRVFWNSRRRSGSGRNLEKVAEDTSDNTPKKQDESPPEETMQDISVLSERRKALFEPLEPLTGSRPLAESLLPPPDFDSANYPRGWLIGKKRKLVNVDVVESMRRIAVQEMNRKDREINGLNGQLEDDARCLEHLQVQLLQERSKRAEVERENLMLKDQLSMLMNMLQEQEAMENESTEEH, from the exons ATGGACCTTCCCAAGAAGCCTGACGGGAACCTTGATGGCTTCTCCACAGTCTCCTCCTCCACAAGGGTTTTCTGGAATTCCAGAAGGAGATCAG GAAGCGGGCGGAATTTAGAAAAGGTTGCAGAAGATACCAGTGATAATACACCCAAAAAACAGGATGAATCTCCGCCTGAAGAGACGATGCAGGACATTTCTGTTTTATCTGAGCGTAGGAAGGCTCTTTTTGAACCATTGGAACCTTTAACTGGGTCACGACCCTTAGCCGAATCCTTGCTGCCTCCACCTGACTTCGACTCTGCAAACTATCCTCGAGGTTGGCTGATAGGAAAGAAGAGGAAGCTTGTGAATGTGGATGTTGTTGAGAGCATGAGGAGAATTGCTGTCCAGGAAATGAATAGAAAG GACCGGGAAATAAATGGCTTAAATGGGCAGTTAGAAGACGATGCAAGGTGCTTGGAACACCTCCAAGTCCAGCTCCTGCAAGAACGCAGCAAACGTGCAGAGGTAGAAAGAGAGAACTTGATGCTGAAAGATCAGTTGTCTATGCTGATGAACATGTTGCAGGAACAGgaggcaatggaaaatgagagCACAGAAGAGCATTAA